tattcacgataaaaatacctACTACAGACTGATAGCAGTGTActacccgtaaattttgtcacgagacaccACTGACCAAAACAAAACTCAGAAAGCAAAAAGGTTGCCCATCTTGGGAACCGAATTGAGTTGAGAGCTTGTGGAAACTTTGTTCGAATTGAAATTTTAGACAATTTTCGTGCAAAATTATTCGTCAGAGACAAATATGGAGACTAGTGCCAAAATAAGTTTCCAAATTAAACGGAAATTTAAAGCTCTAAATATTGATAACATTGGATCTTCACTATTCTCGTCAAAGATTGAATCTCCCATTCCACTTTGTCAAAACAAttcaatatttgtttatttttcataaacataATCACATGCTGTAGCCGCGCGTCATCCTAAGAAATAAAAACtctaaactaaattgaattcacgcccatttttacactacctctaatcaaatttacaaaaaaaataataaaactataaaactatcaaCCGATCCGATTCGTTTCCGATTAATCAAAATCACAccagccaaccaaccaaccaaccaaccaacttaCCTAACTCTAAAACACCGACTTCTCTCGGAGTGTGTTTCGGTCGAAACCGTGACCTAGCTCTAGCAACAACAGCACCCATCCGTTCTTCATCTACATCGTATCTAAATCTAGCTCTGGTGGTCCCAGCAGATCTGGTTTCGGTCCTACCAGCAGATACACCTCCATGTGATCTTTCCCCTTGACGTAAACTTTCCCACGGGGCTCGAAATCGTACCGTTCGGACAGTACCGGAACACACGCACTGCCAACCTGTATCCGTCCGGGAACACCGGTGGAATCCATTCGGGAGGCTACATTCACGGCATCTCCCCAGATATCGTAGTACAGTTTGCTGGTACCGATCACACCCGCGGTAACATCACCGAAATTATACCCCACTCGCATGATCAGATTGAACTCCAGCAGATCTCGGTTGAACGAGTCCACAACCTGCTGCATGGCGATGGCAAAATCCATCAGCGTGTGCAGATGTTCGTTGTTATCTTCCCGACAGCTCGGATCCAATCCGGAGGCCGCCATAAACGTACTACCAATGGTTTTGATCTTTTCCACACAGAGAAACTCCGGTCGGGCGAGCAGTTCGTCAAAATCTCCGATCAGCTCGTTAAGTACGCGCAGATACTCCTTCCCACCGAGGTACGACTCGTCGTACATCTCGTTGAAGTTCACGATACTCGCAAAAATTATTCCTATACTTTTGTGGTTTTCCGAATACTTTGCCGTATTCTTCAGCTGTTCCGCCACGTGCTTCGGAATGATATTGTGCAGCAGCATGTCCGCTtggtttttcatattttgaacacgaattttatcctgGTTTGCCACCGCACTTCCGTAGAAACTCAACCGGTAGCTGATTTCGAACTCCCGGTTCAAAAACCATACCAACACCAACAGCAGAAACAGGTCCATATAAATCTCCACCCGATAGTCGTTGAACCAATCGAACTGTGTCTGAAGCAGATGATTGGAACCCACCAGCGTTCCGTTTCCATTACTGATGCCATCGCCCACCGCATTTTTGATCTCCCACATGTGCCCGATGGCAATTCCAACGAATGTCACCGAACTAACCAGTGCCAGACAGTTCCGCATCCAACAGTTCAACTGTGTGAAGTTGCAGAAGTGAATTACGCAGATGAACATTAGGAAACCGTAGTGAAACTCGAAAATACGGAACTTACTGACGTCCATCATGGCAAAGTTGGACAGAATCGAAATGACCGGCAGTGACATCAGTGCAGCTCCGCAAATATGCCACGGGTACCAGTTCAACCGCAGGATCGTGTCGTAGCAACTTCGGCTGACGGTTCGTGACGGCCGGACCAGTCGGTGCGTTCTCCGGCAGACCTGTTTGGAACAGATGAACAGTGCGAATATCTGTACCGTGCTGAAGCAAACGAATATGCACACCCAGATCTTGTAGGATTCCAGATAGACCGAAGGCGACAGAAGAAACAGCGACGTTGACGTCGCTAGATAGACGAGAAAAGACACGAAAATGTCGATGTACGTGTTGTATTTTGGTGTGGCAAGTGTCGGAGGTCCACCTTCCAGTTCGGACTCACTGCCAAAACGATGGGCCTTCGAACGAAACTCGTGCTCCATCTGGCGAGATTTGAAACGAAGTGAGATGGGTAGGAGTGGTGGTTTCACGAGATAACTCCGTTGGCTACGGGCATTGTCCCGTACGCAGCGAATCAGTTGAAGGTCAGATTGTTTACGTAGCTGCTGTAAACAAGCTGCCAGTGGATCCGGATGGTGTTCTTTGATAACACACCGGACATCCCGCACATCTCCATTGGTTTTCAGTGTTGCGGCCGGTTCTGAACCCGCCGCCGACGCTGCTCCCACCATCACAGATAGACTAGACTGAGAACTGGTAAAATAACCGGACACTCGGTGCACGGACAGAGCCGCACTTTGATTCATCAGCATGATTTGATGTTGAATGCTGGATCTTCTGCTGTTCGATCGAATACCCGAATCTTTGCGGGACGTCGCCGAAGGACACAGGCTGGCTCCATCACAAAGCAATCGGCCTCCGTGACACACCGAACTGTTGCGACTATTCAAATCCACACTATTGGCCGCGATGGTAGAACTTCGAGGTCTACCGCATTGCCCATCCGCTACTAGGGACGCCTTCTCGCACTGGGACCGGTAGCTACCGGTTCGATCGAAGGGAGATATATCGCTGCGACTTTGCGAAATGTACGATTTCACATCGATTATATCGTCGAAAACGGAGTTCTGACTTAGGCTCGAATGCCTATCTTCGATACCTCCGCCGGCACCTCCGGCACTGAGTGACTTCGAACCCTCCCGATCACGTGTTCGCATTCCACCGCCTGTAACCGAACAGGTCGACACGTTTAGCATTATGCTGCTTGGTCTTGGAGTAACGATCACAATCGGCAACTGCTGGTAGCCACCGCTTTGCTCTAATACACATGGCACATTTTCTTCACCTTTCCTACTACTATCACAGTCTTTGTTTTCCAGCTCGGGAGCCAGAGGTGAGGTCACCTGACCACCGCCTGACGATTCAATCTTCTTCAATAGTTTGCTTACCTTCCAACTCTTAAATTTTGATCCCTTCTCATTAACTATCGTAACTCCCGTATCCTCCTCTCCGTCGTCAGAATCGATCCCGTTCGGCATCGATTTGGTGCTGACGATGATTTTGGGTTTCTCTATGTCCCGCTGGTTGTGATGCTTACCCTTAAGGAACTTAGTCATCTTCGAAAGTGACGCCAACCGGGGTCTTGGACTCGATACCGGCGATGGATTAAGCGATGTCGATACAGGCCCAGCAGGAGAGGCCGGTGGAACGGCCGGTTGAATGCAGGACAAATTGGTAGCACTCTGCGAAAGGCAATCCGTTGCCGGGGATAACGATCCACCGACGCAACCATGTTGCCGTTTGAAATTGTCCACTGCCAGGACCGAAGAGACCAACGCGTTGACGGTCTCCCCCGCAAGGTCGATACTCGAAAGGCCCTCCGTAAttgaactaaccagatcttgcttcttgctaagAACGAAGTACGTTCGGTGACCTGAAACGAGAGCGATTAGAACGGAAGGTCATTCTACTACGTACCAGATTAGCTCACCATCTACTTCATCGCCTTCTTCGATGAGATACGAATCGCCAAGAAAGCTGCATGTCTCCTCCGAAACATGCACCTGATCTGGTCGTCCGCTAGATTCCATCCTGGGAAAGGAAATTTAAACCcaattttaatctacctagtagtgtaatctACTAATCAATCAATAAAactagaaactttctttgggcataaactaacataaccttttcaatttgtaaacagctatgtcaagttaatgagaatttaatttttctttattttgcatcgtcgcactgaatgacggtttgaaattttaaa
This genomic window from Malaya genurostris strain Urasoe2022 chromosome 1, Malgen_1.1, whole genome shotgun sequence contains:
- the LOC131425624 gene encoding adenylate cyclase type 9 isoform X6; translation: MPPVMTDSQQGSIEDIQISLAPYIQSYLTQTNRRHSCCSVMLPVTFERAAPRSYFDPRFDSPVLEGQFQASVFPQLRLKFRFALCYILLCSLVWLLYFLFDGGPTHYTLLTVSIGLILVFGLVGMWLTHTDIYRAYTNAISSCCAVLLCLFSLTLLLFSGQALSPLGHFSICIEIVMLIYTIIPLPLWICCSVTAVYSVCFEVLSYFHQAHYDPQPSNELEQDMVDSRNFVYKIVAIRILIQLCVHLLGIHILIMTVVRMRGTFMKVGQNLLVRRQLEMEKQLKEKMIHSMMPPKVADLLLKESGSVVKGMSFDAPCAPAKRTTAQDLKSLFRPFHMNSMDNVSILFADIVGFTKMSSTKTAEQLVEILNDLFERFDDLCTINGCEKISTLGDCYYCVSGCPEPRPDHAICCVEMGLGMIQSIRVFDAQRHEGIKMRVGVHTGTVLCGIVGTKRVKFDVWSNDVTLANRMESSGRPDQVHVSEETCSFLGDSYLIEEGDEVDGHRTYFVLSKKQDLVSSITEGLSSIDLAGETVNALVSSVLAVDNFKRQHGCVGGSLSPATDCLSQSATNLSCIQPAVPPASPAGPVSTSLNPSPVSSPRPRLASLSKMTKFLKGKHHNQRDIEKPKIIVSTKSMPNGIDSDDGEEDTGVTIVNEKGSKFKSWKVSKLLKKIESSGGGQVTSPLAPELENKDCDSSRKGEENVPCVLEQSGGYQQLPIVIVTPRPSSIMLNVSTCSVTGGGMRTRDREGSKSLSAGGAGGGIEDRHSSLSQNSVFDDIIDVKSYISQSRSDISPFDRTGSYRSQCEKASLVADGQCGRPRSSTIAANSVDLNSRNSSVCHGGRLLCDGASLCPSATSRKDSGIRSNSRRSSIQHQIMLMNQSAALSVHRVSGYFTSSQSSLSVMVGAASAAGSEPAATLKTNGDVRDVRCVIKEHHPDPLAACLQQLRKQSDLQLIRCVRDNARSQRSYLVKPPLLPISLRFKSRQMEHEFRSKAHRFGSESELEGGPPTLATPKYNTYIDIFVSFLVYLATSTSLFLLSPSVYLESYKIWVCIFVCFSTVQIFALFICSKQVCRRTHRLVRPSRTVSRSCYDTILRLNWYPWHICGAALMSLPVISILSNFAMMDVSKFRIFEFHYGFLMFICVIHFCNFTQLNCWMRNCLALVSSVTFVGIAIGHMWEIKNAVGDGISNGNGTLVGSNHLLQTQFDWFNDYRVEIYMDLFLLLVLVWFLNREFEISYRLSFYGSAVANQDKIRVQNMKNQADMLLHNIIPKHVAEQLKNTAKYSENHKSIGIIFASIVNFNEMYDESYLGGKEYLRVLNELIGDFDELLARPEFLCVEKIKTIGSTFMAASGLDPSCREDNNEHLHTLMDFAIAMQQVVDSFNRDLLEFNLIMRVGYNFGDVTAGVIGTSKLYYDIWGDAVNVASRMDSTGVPGRIQVGSACVPVLSERYDFEPRGKVYVKGKDHMEVYLLVGPKPDLLGPPELDLDTM
- the LOC131425624 gene encoding adenylate cyclase type 9 isoform X3; translated protein: MIAKRTSDSIMSTSNHRRSTSFATMPPVMTDSQQGSIEDIQISLAPYIQSYLTQTNRRHSCCSVMLPVTFERAAPRSYFDPRFDSPVLEGQFQASVFPQLRLKFRFALCYILLCSLVWLLYFLFDGGPTHYTLLTVSIGLILVFGLVGMWLTHTDIYRAYTNAISSCCAVLLCLFSLTLLLFSGQALSPLGHFSICIEIVMLIYTIIPLPLWICCSVTAVYSVCFEVLSYFHQAHYDPQPSNELEQDMVDSRNFVYKIVAIRILIQLCVHLLGIHILIMTVVRMRGTFMKVGQNLLVRRQLEMEKQLKEKMIHSMMPPKVADLLLKESGSVVKGMSFDAPCAPAKRTTAQDLKSLFRPFHMNSMDNVSILFADIVGFTKMSSTKTAEQLVEILNDLFERFDDLCTINGCEKISTLGDCYYCVSGCPEPRPDHAICCVEMGLGMIQSIRVFDAQRHEGIKMRVGVHTGTVLCGIVGTKRVKFDVWSNDVTLANRMESSGRPDQVHVSEETCSFLGDSYLIEEGDEVDGHRTYFVLSKKQDLVSSITEGLSSIDLAGETVNALVSSVLAVDNFKRQHGCVGGSLSPATDCLSQSATNLSCIQPAVPPASPAGPVSTSLNPSPVSSPRPRLASLSKMTKFLKGKHHNQRDIEKPKIIVSTKSMPNGIDSDDGEEDTGVTIVNEKGSKFKSWKVSKLLKKIESSGGGQVTSPLAPELENKDCDSSRKGEENVPCVLEQSGGYQQLPIVIVTPRPSSIMLNVSTCSVTGGGMRTRDREGSKSLSAGGAGGGIEDRHSSLSQNSVFDDIIDVKSYISQSRSDISPFDRTGSYRSQCEKASLVADGQCGRPRSSTIAANSVDLNSRNSSVCHGGRLLCDGASLCPSATSRKDSGIRSNSRRSSIQHQIMLMNQSAALSVHRVSGYFTSSQSSLSVMVGAASAAGSEPAATLKTNGDVRDVRCVIKEHHPDPLAACLQQLRKQSDLQLIRCVRDNARSQRSYLVKPPLLPISLRFKSRQMEHEFRSKAHRFGSESELEGGPPTLATPKYNTYIDIFVSFLVYLATSTSLFLLSPSVYLESYKIWVCIFVCFSTVQIFALFICSKQVCRRTHRLVRPSRTVSRSCYDTILRLNWYPWHICGAALMSLPVISILSNFAMMDVSKFRIFEFHYGFLMFICVIHFCNFTQLNCWMRNCLALVSSVTFVGIAIGHMWEIKNAVGDGISNGNGTLVGSNHLLQTQFDWFNDYRVEIYMDLFLLLVLVWFLNREFEISYRLSFYGSAVANQDKIRVQNMKNQADMLLHNIIPKHVAEQLKNTAKYSENHKSIGIIFASIVNFNEMYDESYLGGKEYLRVLNELIGDFDELLARPEFLCVEKIKTIGSTFMAASGLDPSCREDNNEHLHTLMDFAIAMQQVVDSFNRDLLEFNLIMRVGYNFGDVTAGVIGTSKLYYDIWGDAVNVASRMDSTGVPGRIQVGSACVPVLSERYDFEPRGKVYVKGKDHMEVYLLVGPKPDLLGPPELDLDTM
- the LOC131425624 gene encoding adenylate cyclase type 9 isoform X5; translated protein: MSESTSNHRRSTSFATMPPVMTDSQQGSIEDIQISLAPYIQSYLTQTNRRHSCCSVMLPVTFERAAPRSYFDPRFDSPVLEGQFQASVFPQLRLKFRFALCYILLCSLVWLLYFLFDGGPTHYTLLTVSIGLILVFGLVGMWLTHTDIYRAYTNAISSCCAVLLCLFSLTLLLFSGQALSPLGHFSICIEIVMLIYTIIPLPLWICCSVTAVYSVCFEVLSYFHQAHYDPQPSNELEQDMVDSRNFVYKIVAIRILIQLCVHLLGIHILIMTVVRMRGTFMKVGQNLLVRRQLEMEKQLKEKMIHSMMPPKVADLLLKESGSVVKGMSFDAPCAPAKRTTAQDLKSLFRPFHMNSMDNVSILFADIVGFTKMSSTKTAEQLVEILNDLFERFDDLCTINGCEKISTLGDCYYCVSGCPEPRPDHAICCVEMGLGMIQSIRVFDAQRHEGIKMRVGVHTGTVLCGIVGTKRVKFDVWSNDVTLANRMESSGRPDQVHVSEETCSFLGDSYLIEEGDEVDGHRTYFVLSKKQDLVSSITEGLSSIDLAGETVNALVSSVLAVDNFKRQHGCVGGSLSPATDCLSQSATNLSCIQPAVPPASPAGPVSTSLNPSPVSSPRPRLASLSKMTKFLKGKHHNQRDIEKPKIIVSTKSMPNGIDSDDGEEDTGVTIVNEKGSKFKSWKVSKLLKKIESSGGGQVTSPLAPELENKDCDSSRKGEENVPCVLEQSGGYQQLPIVIVTPRPSSIMLNVSTCSVTGGGMRTRDREGSKSLSAGGAGGGIEDRHSSLSQNSVFDDIIDVKSYISQSRSDISPFDRTGSYRSQCEKASLVADGQCGRPRSSTIAANSVDLNSRNSSVCHGGRLLCDGASLCPSATSRKDSGIRSNSRRSSIQHQIMLMNQSAALSVHRVSGYFTSSQSSLSVMVGAASAAGSEPAATLKTNGDVRDVRCVIKEHHPDPLAACLQQLRKQSDLQLIRCVRDNARSQRSYLVKPPLLPISLRFKSRQMEHEFRSKAHRFGSESELEGGPPTLATPKYNTYIDIFVSFLVYLATSTSLFLLSPSVYLESYKIWVCIFVCFSTVQIFALFICSKQVCRRTHRLVRPSRTVSRSCYDTILRLNWYPWHICGAALMSLPVISILSNFAMMDVSKFRIFEFHYGFLMFICVIHFCNFTQLNCWMRNCLALVSSVTFVGIAIGHMWEIKNAVGDGISNGNGTLVGSNHLLQTQFDWFNDYRVEIYMDLFLLLVLVWFLNREFEISYRLSFYGSAVANQDKIRVQNMKNQADMLLHNIIPKHVAEQLKNTAKYSENHKSIGIIFASIVNFNEMYDESYLGGKEYLRVLNELIGDFDELLARPEFLCVEKIKTIGSTFMAASGLDPSCREDNNEHLHTLMDFAIAMQQVVDSFNRDLLEFNLIMRVGYNFGDVTAGVIGTSKLYYDIWGDAVNVASRMDSTGVPGRIQVGSACVPVLSERYDFEPRGKVYVKGKDHMEVYLLVGPKPDLLGPPELDLDTM
- the LOC131425624 gene encoding adenylate cyclase type 9 isoform X1 — encoded protein: MNDYRTTESTETAVGQIFASTSNHRRSTSFATMPPVMTDSQQGSIEDIQISLAPYIQSYLTQTNRRHSCCSVMLPVTFERAAPRSYFDPRFDSPVLEGQFQASVFPQLRLKFRFALCYILLCSLVWLLYFLFDGGPTHYTLLTVSIGLILVFGLVGMWLTHTDIYRAYTNAISSCCAVLLCLFSLTLLLFSGQALSPLGHFSICIEIVMLIYTIIPLPLWICCSVTAVYSVCFEVLSYFHQAHYDPQPSNELEQDMVDSRNFVYKIVAIRILIQLCVHLLGIHILIMTVVRMRGTFMKVGQNLLVRRQLEMEKQLKEKMIHSMMPPKVADLLLKESGSVVKGMSFDAPCAPAKRTTAQDLKSLFRPFHMNSMDNVSILFADIVGFTKMSSTKTAEQLVEILNDLFERFDDLCTINGCEKISTLGDCYYCVSGCPEPRPDHAICCVEMGLGMIQSIRVFDAQRHEGIKMRVGVHTGTVLCGIVGTKRVKFDVWSNDVTLANRMESSGRPDQVHVSEETCSFLGDSYLIEEGDEVDGHRTYFVLSKKQDLVSSITEGLSSIDLAGETVNALVSSVLAVDNFKRQHGCVGGSLSPATDCLSQSATNLSCIQPAVPPASPAGPVSTSLNPSPVSSPRPRLASLSKMTKFLKGKHHNQRDIEKPKIIVSTKSMPNGIDSDDGEEDTGVTIVNEKGSKFKSWKVSKLLKKIESSGGGQVTSPLAPELENKDCDSSRKGEENVPCVLEQSGGYQQLPIVIVTPRPSSIMLNVSTCSVTGGGMRTRDREGSKSLSAGGAGGGIEDRHSSLSQNSVFDDIIDVKSYISQSRSDISPFDRTGSYRSQCEKASLVADGQCGRPRSSTIAANSVDLNSRNSSVCHGGRLLCDGASLCPSATSRKDSGIRSNSRRSSIQHQIMLMNQSAALSVHRVSGYFTSSQSSLSVMVGAASAAGSEPAATLKTNGDVRDVRCVIKEHHPDPLAACLQQLRKQSDLQLIRCVRDNARSQRSYLVKPPLLPISLRFKSRQMEHEFRSKAHRFGSESELEGGPPTLATPKYNTYIDIFVSFLVYLATSTSLFLLSPSVYLESYKIWVCIFVCFSTVQIFALFICSKQVCRRTHRLVRPSRTVSRSCYDTILRLNWYPWHICGAALMSLPVISILSNFAMMDVSKFRIFEFHYGFLMFICVIHFCNFTQLNCWMRNCLALVSSVTFVGIAIGHMWEIKNAVGDGISNGNGTLVGSNHLLQTQFDWFNDYRVEIYMDLFLLLVLVWFLNREFEISYRLSFYGSAVANQDKIRVQNMKNQADMLLHNIIPKHVAEQLKNTAKYSENHKSIGIIFASIVNFNEMYDESYLGGKEYLRVLNELIGDFDELLARPEFLCVEKIKTIGSTFMAASGLDPSCREDNNEHLHTLMDFAIAMQQVVDSFNRDLLEFNLIMRVGYNFGDVTAGVIGTSKLYYDIWGDAVNVASRMDSTGVPGRIQVGSACVPVLSERYDFEPRGKVYVKGKDHMEVYLLVGPKPDLLGPPELDLDTM
- the LOC131425624 gene encoding adenylate cyclase type 9 isoform X4, with protein sequence MVHNRMSTSNHRRSTSFATMPPVMTDSQQGSIEDIQISLAPYIQSYLTQTNRRHSCCSVMLPVTFERAAPRSYFDPRFDSPVLEGQFQASVFPQLRLKFRFALCYILLCSLVWLLYFLFDGGPTHYTLLTVSIGLILVFGLVGMWLTHTDIYRAYTNAISSCCAVLLCLFSLTLLLFSGQALSPLGHFSICIEIVMLIYTIIPLPLWICCSVTAVYSVCFEVLSYFHQAHYDPQPSNELEQDMVDSRNFVYKIVAIRILIQLCVHLLGIHILIMTVVRMRGTFMKVGQNLLVRRQLEMEKQLKEKMIHSMMPPKVADLLLKESGSVVKGMSFDAPCAPAKRTTAQDLKSLFRPFHMNSMDNVSILFADIVGFTKMSSTKTAEQLVEILNDLFERFDDLCTINGCEKISTLGDCYYCVSGCPEPRPDHAICCVEMGLGMIQSIRVFDAQRHEGIKMRVGVHTGTVLCGIVGTKRVKFDVWSNDVTLANRMESSGRPDQVHVSEETCSFLGDSYLIEEGDEVDGHRTYFVLSKKQDLVSSITEGLSSIDLAGETVNALVSSVLAVDNFKRQHGCVGGSLSPATDCLSQSATNLSCIQPAVPPASPAGPVSTSLNPSPVSSPRPRLASLSKMTKFLKGKHHNQRDIEKPKIIVSTKSMPNGIDSDDGEEDTGVTIVNEKGSKFKSWKVSKLLKKIESSGGGQVTSPLAPELENKDCDSSRKGEENVPCVLEQSGGYQQLPIVIVTPRPSSIMLNVSTCSVTGGGMRTRDREGSKSLSAGGAGGGIEDRHSSLSQNSVFDDIIDVKSYISQSRSDISPFDRTGSYRSQCEKASLVADGQCGRPRSSTIAANSVDLNSRNSSVCHGGRLLCDGASLCPSATSRKDSGIRSNSRRSSIQHQIMLMNQSAALSVHRVSGYFTSSQSSLSVMVGAASAAGSEPAATLKTNGDVRDVRCVIKEHHPDPLAACLQQLRKQSDLQLIRCVRDNARSQRSYLVKPPLLPISLRFKSRQMEHEFRSKAHRFGSESELEGGPPTLATPKYNTYIDIFVSFLVYLATSTSLFLLSPSVYLESYKIWVCIFVCFSTVQIFALFICSKQVCRRTHRLVRPSRTVSRSCYDTILRLNWYPWHICGAALMSLPVISILSNFAMMDVSKFRIFEFHYGFLMFICVIHFCNFTQLNCWMRNCLALVSSVTFVGIAIGHMWEIKNAVGDGISNGNGTLVGSNHLLQTQFDWFNDYRVEIYMDLFLLLVLVWFLNREFEISYRLSFYGSAVANQDKIRVQNMKNQADMLLHNIIPKHVAEQLKNTAKYSENHKSIGIIFASIVNFNEMYDESYLGGKEYLRVLNELIGDFDELLARPEFLCVEKIKTIGSTFMAASGLDPSCREDNNEHLHTLMDFAIAMQQVVDSFNRDLLEFNLIMRVGYNFGDVTAGVIGTSKLYYDIWGDAVNVASRMDSTGVPGRIQVGSACVPVLSERYDFEPRGKVYVKGKDHMEVYLLVGPKPDLLGPPELDLDTM
- the LOC131425624 gene encoding adenylate cyclase type 9 isoform X2; this encodes MPMWSNRRRRRRSTSNHRRSTSFATMPPVMTDSQQGSIEDIQISLAPYIQSYLTQTNRRHSCCSVMLPVTFERAAPRSYFDPRFDSPVLEGQFQASVFPQLRLKFRFALCYILLCSLVWLLYFLFDGGPTHYTLLTVSIGLILVFGLVGMWLTHTDIYRAYTNAISSCCAVLLCLFSLTLLLFSGQALSPLGHFSICIEIVMLIYTIIPLPLWICCSVTAVYSVCFEVLSYFHQAHYDPQPSNELEQDMVDSRNFVYKIVAIRILIQLCVHLLGIHILIMTVVRMRGTFMKVGQNLLVRRQLEMEKQLKEKMIHSMMPPKVADLLLKESGSVVKGMSFDAPCAPAKRTTAQDLKSLFRPFHMNSMDNVSILFADIVGFTKMSSTKTAEQLVEILNDLFERFDDLCTINGCEKISTLGDCYYCVSGCPEPRPDHAICCVEMGLGMIQSIRVFDAQRHEGIKMRVGVHTGTVLCGIVGTKRVKFDVWSNDVTLANRMESSGRPDQVHVSEETCSFLGDSYLIEEGDEVDGHRTYFVLSKKQDLVSSITEGLSSIDLAGETVNALVSSVLAVDNFKRQHGCVGGSLSPATDCLSQSATNLSCIQPAVPPASPAGPVSTSLNPSPVSSPRPRLASLSKMTKFLKGKHHNQRDIEKPKIIVSTKSMPNGIDSDDGEEDTGVTIVNEKGSKFKSWKVSKLLKKIESSGGGQVTSPLAPELENKDCDSSRKGEENVPCVLEQSGGYQQLPIVIVTPRPSSIMLNVSTCSVTGGGMRTRDREGSKSLSAGGAGGGIEDRHSSLSQNSVFDDIIDVKSYISQSRSDISPFDRTGSYRSQCEKASLVADGQCGRPRSSTIAANSVDLNSRNSSVCHGGRLLCDGASLCPSATSRKDSGIRSNSRRSSIQHQIMLMNQSAALSVHRVSGYFTSSQSSLSVMVGAASAAGSEPAATLKTNGDVRDVRCVIKEHHPDPLAACLQQLRKQSDLQLIRCVRDNARSQRSYLVKPPLLPISLRFKSRQMEHEFRSKAHRFGSESELEGGPPTLATPKYNTYIDIFVSFLVYLATSTSLFLLSPSVYLESYKIWVCIFVCFSTVQIFALFICSKQVCRRTHRLVRPSRTVSRSCYDTILRLNWYPWHICGAALMSLPVISILSNFAMMDVSKFRIFEFHYGFLMFICVIHFCNFTQLNCWMRNCLALVSSVTFVGIAIGHMWEIKNAVGDGISNGNGTLVGSNHLLQTQFDWFNDYRVEIYMDLFLLLVLVWFLNREFEISYRLSFYGSAVANQDKIRVQNMKNQADMLLHNIIPKHVAEQLKNTAKYSENHKSIGIIFASIVNFNEMYDESYLGGKEYLRVLNELIGDFDELLARPEFLCVEKIKTIGSTFMAASGLDPSCREDNNEHLHTLMDFAIAMQQVVDSFNRDLLEFNLIMRVGYNFGDVTAGVIGTSKLYYDIWGDAVNVASRMDSTGVPGRIQVGSACVPVLSERYDFEPRGKVYVKGKDHMEVYLLVGPKPDLLGPPELDLDTM